One segment of Streptomyces sp. XD-27 DNA contains the following:
- a CDS encoding MFS transporter, which yields MTTSSAAEPTPPLRRHKAFVLLCAEQAASALGRQVTALALPLLAISQLDAGPFGASALMAMTYLPGVLLSPFIGVLVDRARLRRLVVALTLAQVAIVGTIPLAGAADRLTWLHLYAVALASGGLTSTLGVALQAALPRIVRADQLLAANSALTGARTGGQIGGPALGGVLVGLFGASPALLVDCAAYAVEAVLLLALPAALDVPAEQAGPSAGSRMDALREGLAIIRQEKLLRRQALAAAGLNLGGGAAGALFALYATRDLELPAWQLGVVYATFSLATSMGVLLAGRVAKTIGLGRATQYCAVGAATALFLIPAASMGLAFPVLLVYELAFGVLATVWTIAMTTGRQLVTPAHLQGRVNAFLQAALTGTLPIGALVGGALASRVGMVPVLVTAATVALLAATSLWSPPGLHSSIETAAREKQA from the coding sequence GTGACCACCTCCTCCGCCGCCGAGCCCACGCCGCCGCTCCGCAGGCACAAGGCCTTCGTCCTGCTGTGCGCCGAGCAGGCGGCCAGCGCTCTGGGCCGTCAGGTCACCGCGCTGGCCCTGCCGTTGCTCGCCATCTCACAGCTGGACGCCGGGCCGTTCGGCGCCTCGGCGTTGATGGCCATGACGTATCTGCCCGGCGTCCTCCTGAGCCCGTTCATCGGTGTGCTGGTGGATCGGGCGCGGCTGCGTCGGCTGGTGGTCGCCCTCACCCTGGCGCAGGTCGCGATCGTGGGGACCATTCCCCTCGCGGGCGCCGCCGACCGACTGACCTGGCTCCACCTGTATGCGGTGGCCCTGGCCTCCGGCGGCCTGACCTCGACCCTCGGTGTCGCGCTGCAGGCCGCGCTGCCCCGGATCGTACGTGCGGACCAACTGCTGGCCGCCAACTCGGCCTTGACCGGAGCACGCACAGGTGGCCAGATCGGCGGCCCGGCCCTCGGTGGCGTACTCGTCGGTCTCTTCGGCGCCTCGCCGGCGCTACTCGTCGACTGCGCCGCGTACGCCGTCGAAGCGGTGCTGCTGCTCGCTCTCCCCGCAGCCCTCGATGTTCCGGCCGAGCAGGCCGGACCCTCCGCCGGTTCGCGCATGGACGCCCTGCGCGAAGGACTCGCGATCATCCGGCAGGAGAAGCTGCTGCGCCGCCAGGCCCTGGCGGCCGCAGGACTCAACCTGGGGGGTGGCGCCGCAGGCGCACTGTTCGCGCTGTACGCCACACGGGATCTCGAACTGCCGGCTTGGCAGCTGGGCGTCGTGTACGCGACGTTCTCCCTGGCCACCAGCATGGGTGTGCTGCTCGCGGGGCGGGTGGCCAAGACCATCGGCCTCGGCAGGGCCACCCAGTACTGCGCGGTGGGCGCCGCGACAGCGCTGTTCCTGATCCCCGCGGCCTCCATGGGCCTCGCCTTCCCCGTCCTGCTCGTCTACGAGCTGGCCTTCGGCGTGCTGGCGACCGTCTGGACCATCGCCATGACGACGGGACGCCAACTCGTCACCCCCGCCCATCTTCAGGGCCGCGTCAACGCCTTCCTCCAAGCGGCCCTCACCGGCACTCTGCCGATCGGCGCGCTGGTGGGCGGTGCGCTCGCCTCGCGTGTCGGAATGGTGCCCGTTCTCGTCACCGCGGCGACCGTCGCGCTGCTGGCCGCCACGAGCCTTTGGTCCCCGCCGGGACTGCACTCCTCCATCGAGACCGCGGCA
- a CDS encoding DUF5825 family protein yields the protein MTVLDSPLHTAPILPHGPAHQVTGRHVVVEEPLRLGAHGRSTVDAVWFLRECQTQALTVDWSLAPWAAQGTNPAGLPFDLTLLRHLPPPAPTPGESAEVIEWRTLHTYGQFFHRRGPGFVTVKDRRDTSASARFTLDHPDLVATFLKCQTPQQLGTLAPVEQEAVTLMAAERITLSQDGWVVALPSRMRIWPVPHTGI from the coding sequence ATGACGGTGCTCGACTCTCCGCTGCACACCGCGCCGATCCTGCCGCATGGTCCGGCTCACCAGGTGACCGGGAGACACGTCGTGGTGGAGGAGCCGTTGCGTCTCGGCGCGCATGGCCGAAGCACCGTCGACGCCGTGTGGTTCCTGCGCGAGTGCCAGACGCAGGCGCTGACCGTGGACTGGTCCCTGGCTCCCTGGGCGGCTCAGGGCACGAACCCCGCCGGCCTGCCGTTCGACCTCACCCTGCTGCGGCATCTGCCACCGCCGGCTCCGACGCCGGGCGAGTCCGCCGAGGTGATCGAGTGGCGGACACTCCATACCTACGGCCAGTTCTTCCACCGGCGAGGCCCCGGGTTCGTGACGGTCAAGGACCGCCGCGACACCTCGGCATCGGCCCGCTTCACCCTCGACCATCCCGACCTGGTCGCCACCTTTCTGAAGTGTCAGACGCCTCAACAGCTCGGCACACTCGCCCCGGTCGAGCAGGAAGCGGTGACCTTGATGGCGGCCGAACGCATCACGCTCAGTCAGGACGGCTGGGTGGTGGCCCTCCCCTCGCGCATGCGCATCTGGCCCGTCCCCCACACCGGAATCTGA
- a CDS encoding RiPP maturation radical SAM C-methyltransferase gives MRVHLVAMPWQAMDMPSLQVGLVRGLLGRARPDDDVSEYHGSIHWAEHLLHRTDGLLRPADYVTVGSESIFDGLGDWVFSGALYDDPDWGVQRLKEYAAKHGIAIDTALAMRPYAAEFIALAADEILAAGPDLVGLTTTFMQNVPSLALARELKRRRPELVIVFGGSNCDGPMGHALHRNHRFVDHVVRGEAERAFPALLTHLDQGTAPVDVPGLCWWDGDRSRANEETKQIVPPAEIPMPNYDAWQAVMDASPLAEFLEPKLVVEGARGCWWGEKHHCTFCGLNGSFMTFRAKSGQQLWAEIEHLVRRHRILDVITVDNIIDMAYFKDFLPLAAASDWDLRMHYEVKSNLSSDQIALLARARVAHVQPGIESLNSRVLDLMDKGVSGARNVRTLRDCETHGLTCTWNYLYGFPGESAADYLPVIDQMPALVHLQPPGDATRIALERFSPNFTDPRMGFTERRPAEMYQHVYQLPEEELTDLVYLFDTTFTGIDAEVEQQLLQALDVWKAHHHVSRLLVEEEPDADNVLLVHDRRHGWPRRTHRLAGWEADALRHLDHGRTVPALHRLLAENGHELSASEVEQWVLRCRDRGLLFQDDRTYLALPTWGAPIRITSDGTAQAEPEAMAAGALTGQAVGR, from the coding sequence ATGCGGGTTCATCTGGTGGCCATGCCCTGGCAGGCCATGGACATGCCGTCATTGCAGGTCGGATTGGTGCGCGGGCTGTTGGGGCGCGCTCGCCCCGACGACGACGTGTCCGAGTACCACGGGTCCATCCACTGGGCCGAGCACCTGCTGCACCGCACGGACGGGCTGCTGCGCCCCGCCGACTACGTCACGGTCGGCAGCGAATCGATCTTCGACGGGCTCGGCGACTGGGTCTTCTCCGGCGCGCTGTACGACGACCCGGACTGGGGTGTGCAGCGGTTGAAGGAGTATGCGGCCAAGCACGGGATCGCCATCGACACCGCACTCGCGATGCGTCCCTACGCCGCCGAGTTCATCGCGCTGGCCGCCGACGAGATTCTTGCCGCGGGCCCCGACCTGGTCGGGCTCACGACCACCTTCATGCAGAACGTCCCCTCCCTGGCCCTGGCCCGGGAACTCAAGCGGCGCCGCCCGGAGTTGGTGATCGTCTTCGGCGGCAGCAACTGCGACGGCCCCATGGGCCACGCCCTCCACCGCAACCACCGCTTCGTCGACCATGTGGTGCGCGGCGAGGCCGAGCGCGCCTTCCCGGCCCTGCTCACCCATCTCGACCAGGGCACGGCTCCCGTGGACGTCCCCGGACTGTGCTGGTGGGACGGTGACCGGTCGCGGGCCAACGAGGAAACGAAGCAGATCGTCCCGCCCGCCGAGATCCCCATGCCGAACTACGACGCGTGGCAGGCCGTCATGGACGCCTCACCGCTCGCGGAGTTCCTGGAACCCAAGCTGGTGGTGGAGGGCGCTCGCGGCTGCTGGTGGGGCGAGAAGCACCATTGCACGTTCTGCGGTCTGAACGGGTCGTTCATGACGTTCCGCGCCAAGTCGGGCCAGCAGTTGTGGGCCGAGATCGAGCACTTGGTGCGCAGGCACCGCATCCTCGACGTCATCACCGTCGACAACATCATCGACATGGCGTACTTCAAGGACTTCCTGCCGCTGGCCGCCGCGAGCGACTGGGATCTGCGGATGCACTACGAGGTCAAGTCCAACCTCTCCTCCGACCAGATCGCGTTGCTCGCCCGGGCCCGGGTGGCCCACGTCCAGCCGGGCATCGAAAGCCTCAACAGCCGTGTGCTGGACCTGATGGACAAGGGTGTGAGCGGGGCACGCAACGTCCGCACGCTGCGCGACTGCGAAACCCACGGCCTCACCTGTACCTGGAACTATCTGTACGGCTTCCCCGGTGAGAGTGCCGCCGACTACCTGCCCGTCATCGACCAGATGCCCGCACTCGTCCATCTCCAGCCTCCGGGGGACGCGACCCGCATCGCCCTGGAACGGTTCAGCCCCAACTTCACCGACCCGCGCATGGGCTTCACCGAGCGTCGCCCGGCGGAGATGTACCAGCACGTCTATCAGCTGCCCGAGGAGGAACTGACGGATCTCGTCTACCTCTTCGACACCACGTTCACCGGCATCGACGCCGAAGTGGAACAGCAGCTGCTTCAGGCCCTCGACGTCTGGAAGGCACATCACCACGTCTCCCGGCTCCTGGTGGAAGAGGAGCCCGATGCCGACAACGTCCTGTTGGTGCACGACCGCCGCCACGGCTGGCCGCGGCGAACCCACCGGCTGGCCGGGTGGGAGGCCGATGCCCTGCGCCATCTCGACCACGGCCGTACGGTGCCCGCGCTCCACCGGCTGCTGGCCGAGAACGGCCACGAGCTCTCGGCGTCCGAGGTCGAGCAATGGGTTCTGCGCTGCCGGGACCGGGGACTGCTGTTCCAGGACGACCGTACCTATCTGGCTCTGCCCACGTGGGGAGCGCCGATCCGCATCACGAGTGACGGAACGGCGCAGGCGGAGCCGGAGGCGATGGCCGCAGGTGCCCTGACGGGACAGGCGGTCGGCCGATGA
- a CDS encoding ferritin-like domain-containing protein, producing MAPYTGNGVWAAGSCFIEDARAHDWQPREAVRSALRDRPGRERPSELSWRLACGSTYAEQVGLDVAASLLHTCPEADMKWVLATAVADEAKHSAAFHEYARSVADSVLEPSDAVDELSRDLMGMDDYTARFIAHTLAEGFAADEFHWFVQGLRRDGLGAVYRLVRRDENRHVALGMAYLTRGPGVARLRAMPADLFLESERTVLRHNDTESIGSLVHRLLPDVVGEDVAVWLRARHETRMRVLMNVRRDGEELSRRRQYEMHPTTQ from the coding sequence GTGGCCCCCTACACGGGCAACGGGGTGTGGGCCGCGGGGAGTTGTTTCATCGAGGACGCCCGCGCCCATGACTGGCAGCCCCGCGAGGCGGTGCGCTCCGCACTGCGCGACCGGCCGGGGCGGGAGCGGCCTTCCGAGCTCTCCTGGCGGCTGGCCTGCGGCAGCACCTACGCCGAGCAGGTCGGCCTGGACGTGGCCGCGAGCCTGTTGCACACCTGCCCGGAAGCCGACATGAAGTGGGTCCTGGCCACCGCCGTCGCCGACGAGGCCAAGCACAGTGCCGCCTTTCATGAATACGCCCGCAGCGTCGCGGACTCGGTGCTCGAGCCCTCGGACGCCGTCGACGAGCTGTCACGCGACCTCATGGGCATGGACGACTACACTGCGCGCTTCATCGCCCACACCCTGGCCGAGGGGTTCGCGGCCGACGAGTTCCACTGGTTCGTCCAAGGCCTGCGGCGCGACGGCCTGGGGGCCGTCTACCGGCTGGTCCGCAGAGACGAGAACCGGCACGTGGCCCTCGGCATGGCGTATCTGACGCGCGGCCCTGGAGTGGCTCGGCTGCGGGCGATGCCCGCCGACCTCTTCTTGGAAAGCGAACGAACCGTGTTGCGCCACAACGACACGGAGTCGATCGGTTCGCTCGTTCACCGGCTGCTGCCCGACGTGGTCGGTGAGGACGTGGCGGTGTGGCTCCGCGCCCGTCACGAGACCCGGATGCGGGTCCTCATGAATGTCCGGCGCGACGGTGAGGAGCTCTCACGGCGCCGGCAGTACGAAATGCATCCAACCACCCAGTGA
- the bioD gene encoding dethiobiotin synthase codes for MSVLVVSGTNTEIGKTVVTAALAAAALAQGRSVAVVKPAQTGVAEGEPGDVAEVRRLAGDAVTGVELARFPEPLAPDRAALRAGLAPVRTADVELAVKRLAAEHDLVLVEGAGGLLVRLDDRGATLADVAGLLDAPVLVVAQAGLGTLNMTTLTTEALRARGLACRGVVIGSWPAAPGLADRCNLADFPEAAGAPLLGAVPERAGTLPPAGFRRTAPDWLAPALGGTWDAAAFAAAHG; via the coding sequence ATGTCGGTACTGGTCGTGTCGGGTACGAACACGGAGATCGGCAAGACGGTCGTGACGGCGGCGCTGGCGGCGGCCGCGCTGGCGCAGGGGCGGTCGGTGGCCGTGGTCAAGCCCGCGCAGACCGGGGTCGCGGAGGGTGAGCCGGGCGATGTCGCGGAGGTGCGGCGGCTGGCCGGGGACGCGGTGACGGGGGTCGAACTGGCCCGCTTCCCCGAGCCGCTGGCGCCGGACAGGGCCGCGCTGCGGGCCGGGTTGGCGCCGGTGCGGACCGCCGACGTGGAGCTCGCGGTCAAGCGGCTGGCGGCCGAACACGATCTGGTCCTGGTCGAAGGGGCGGGCGGCCTGCTCGTACGCCTCGACGACCGGGGCGCGACGCTCGCCGACGTGGCCGGGCTGCTCGACGCGCCGGTGCTGGTGGTCGCGCAGGCCGGGCTGGGCACGCTCAACATGACGACGCTGACGACGGAGGCGCTGCGCGCGCGTGGCCTGGCCTGCCGGGGGGTGGTCATCGGCAGCTGGCCCGCCGCGCCCGGCCTGGCCGACCGCTGCAACCTGGCCGACTTCCCCGAGGCCGCGGGCGCCCCGCTGCTGGGCGCCGTCCCGGAGCGCGCGGGCACGCTGCCTCCGGCCGGGTTCCGCCGGACGGCGCCCGACTGGCTGGCCCCGGCACTGGGCGGCACGTGGGACGCGGCCGCCTTCGCGGCGGCCCACGGCTGA
- the bioB gene encoding biotin synthase BioB: MDLLNTLVEKGLRRESPTREEALAVLATSDDELLDVVAAAGKVRRAWFGRRVKLNYLVNLKSGLCPEDCSYCSQRLGSKAEILKYTWLKPDEAAAAARAGVAGGAKRVCLVASGRGPTDRDVERVAKTIAAVKEEVEGVEVCACLGLLSDGQASRLKDAGADAYNHNLNTSEATYGDITTTHTYADRVETVQQAQAAGMSACSGLIAGMGETDEDLVDVVFSLRELDPDSVPVNFLIPFEGTPLAKEWNLTPQRALRILAMVRFVCPDVEVRLAGGREVHLRSMQPLALHLANSIFLGDYLTSEGQAGKDDLAMIADAGFEVEGAGTTTLPAHRADALAAAGTGGCGGHSDAGSGCGGHGDGGCGGHGGDSGHGGGCGPCGGGEPADGAAEAPVPAAAGEARTDLVAVRRRGAGTELPPNA, encoded by the coding sequence ATGGACCTGCTGAACACGCTGGTGGAGAAGGGGTTGCGGCGCGAGTCGCCGACCCGCGAAGAGGCGCTCGCCGTGCTGGCGACCTCCGACGACGAACTGCTCGACGTGGTGGCCGCGGCCGGGAAGGTGCGCCGCGCCTGGTTCGGGCGGCGGGTGAAGCTCAACTATCTGGTGAACCTCAAGTCGGGGCTGTGCCCGGAGGACTGCTCGTACTGCTCCCAGCGGCTCGGCTCGAAGGCCGAGATCCTCAAGTACACCTGGCTCAAGCCGGACGAGGCGGCGGCCGCCGCGCGCGCGGGCGTCGCCGGCGGCGCGAAGCGGGTCTGCCTGGTGGCGAGCGGCCGCGGCCCGACGGACCGGGACGTCGAGCGGGTCGCGAAGACCATCGCGGCGGTCAAGGAGGAGGTCGAGGGCGTCGAGGTGTGCGCCTGCCTGGGGCTGCTCTCCGACGGCCAGGCGTCGCGCCTGAAGGACGCGGGCGCGGACGCGTACAACCACAACCTCAACACCTCCGAGGCCACGTACGGGGACATCACCACCACGCACACGTACGCCGACCGGGTGGAGACCGTGCAGCAGGCGCAGGCGGCGGGCATGTCCGCCTGCTCCGGGCTGATCGCGGGCATGGGCGAGACGGACGAGGACCTGGTGGACGTGGTCTTCTCGCTCCGCGAGCTGGACCCGGACTCGGTGCCGGTCAACTTCCTCATCCCGTTCGAGGGCACGCCGCTGGCCAAGGAGTGGAACCTCACCCCGCAGCGGGCGCTGCGCATTCTGGCCATGGTCCGGTTCGTCTGCCCGGACGTGGAGGTACGGCTGGCGGGCGGCCGCGAGGTGCATCTGCGCTCGATGCAGCCGCTGGCCCTGCACCTGGCCAACTCGATCTTCCTCGGCGACTATCTGACCAGTGAGGGCCAGGCCGGCAAGGACGATCTGGCCATGATCGCCGACGCGGGCTTCGAGGTGGAGGGCGCCGGCACCACGACGCTGCCCGCGCACCGCGCCGACGCCCTTGCGGCGGCCGGGACCGGCGGCTGCGGCGGTCACTCCGATGCCGGGTCCGGCTGCGGCGGCCACGGCGACGGCGGCTGCGGCGGTCACGGCGGCGACAGCGGTCACGGCGGCGGCTGCGGGCCGTGCGGCGGCGGGGAGCCGGCGGATGGCGCCGCCGAGGCACCCGTACCGGCCGCCGCCGGTGAGGCGCGCACCGATCTGGTCGCCGTGCGCCGCCGGGGTGCGGGGACGGAGCTGCCGCCCAATGCCTGA
- a CDS encoding 8-amino-7-oxononanoate synthase, whose translation MPQDRQDGPVDRRDGLFDGNEGPSDGRDGPFDWIDADRERRRRAGLVRELRPRPSDSPLLDLAGNDYLGLARHPRVTAAAAEAAQRWGAGATGSRLVTGSTELHAELERELAAFCGFESALVLSSGYAANLAAVTALSGADALIVSDAGNHASLIDGCRLSRAETVVAPHADPAAVAKALDGHEGRALAVTDSVFSVDGDAAPLARLADVCRAAGAALVVDDAHGLGVLGAGGRGAPYAAGLAGAPYAVATVTLSKALGSQGGAVLGPARVIDHLVNTARTFIFDTGLNPAAVGAALAALRLLRREPERAERVRAVATALHTGVTAAGLTAVRPDAAVVSVRAPSPEQAVRWAADCRAAGLAVGCFRPPSVPDGISRLRLTARADLTDQQVAQAVEVITGTAPRD comes from the coding sequence ATGCCCCAGGACCGCCAGGACGGCCCGGTCGACCGCCGGGACGGCCTGTTCGACGGCAACGAAGGACCGTCCGACGGCCGCGACGGACCGTTCGACTGGATCGACGCCGACCGCGAGCGGCGCCGCCGCGCCGGGCTGGTCCGCGAACTGCGCCCCCGGCCGTCCGACTCACCGCTGCTGGACCTGGCGGGCAACGACTACCTGGGCCTCGCCCGCCACCCGCGGGTCACGGCCGCCGCCGCCGAGGCGGCCCAGCGCTGGGGCGCGGGGGCCACCGGCTCCCGGCTGGTCACCGGCAGCACCGAACTCCATGCCGAGTTGGAGCGCGAACTCGCCGCCTTCTGCGGCTTCGAGTCCGCGCTGGTGCTGTCCTCCGGCTACGCCGCCAACCTCGCCGCCGTCACCGCCCTGAGCGGCGCGGACGCGCTCATCGTCTCCGACGCGGGCAACCACGCCTCGCTCATCGACGGCTGCCGGCTCTCCCGCGCCGAGACCGTCGTGGCCCCGCACGCCGACCCCGCCGCCGTCGCCAAAGCACTCGACGGCCACGAGGGCCGCGCGCTGGCCGTCACCGACTCGGTGTTCTCCGTCGACGGCGACGCCGCGCCGCTGGCCCGCCTCGCCGACGTCTGCCGCGCCGCCGGGGCCGCGCTCGTCGTCGACGACGCGCACGGCCTGGGCGTGCTGGGCGCCGGCGGCCGAGGCGCCCCGTACGCCGCCGGACTCGCCGGCGCCCCGTACGCCGTGGCCACCGTGACCCTGTCCAAGGCCCTCGGCAGCCAGGGCGGCGCGGTCCTCGGGCCCGCCCGGGTCATCGACCACCTGGTCAACACCGCTCGTACGTTCATCTTCGACACCGGTCTGAACCCGGCGGCGGTCGGCGCGGCACTGGCGGCGCTGCGCCTGCTGCGCCGCGAACCGGAACGCGCCGAACGCGTCCGGGCGGTGGCGACCGCCCTGCACACGGGCGTGACCGCCGCCGGACTGACCGCCGTACGGCCCGACGCGGCCGTGGTGTCGGTACGCGCCCCCTCGCCGGAGCAGGCGGTGCGCTGGGCCGCGGACTGCCGCGCCGCCGGACTCGCGGTCGGCTGCTTCCGGCCGCCGTCCGTCCCCGACGGGATCTCCCGGCTGCGGCTGACCGCCCGCGCGGACCTGACGGACCAGCAGGTCGCCCAGGCGGTCGAGGTGATCACGGGGACCGCGCCGCGAGACTGA
- a CDS encoding ATP-binding protein, translated as MADHQEASVTLPSAPASVAEARSYVTGVLADWGLPEAAEATDTVRLIVSELATNAVQHTFGQSPTFTVDVRLDRDRHLRIGVTDSHPRWPKRLPAAVQQDNGRGLVIIRSLTAESGGRFFVTPTPEGGKTVWIALPWTAPVA; from the coding sequence ATGGCAGACCATCAGGAAGCGTCCGTCACCCTGCCGAGCGCTCCCGCCTCCGTCGCCGAGGCCCGCAGCTATGTGACGGGCGTGCTCGCCGACTGGGGGCTGCCGGAGGCCGCCGAGGCCACGGACACCGTGCGGCTGATCGTCTCCGAGCTCGCGACCAACGCCGTCCAGCACACCTTCGGGCAGTCGCCCACCTTCACCGTCGACGTACGGCTCGACCGCGACCGGCACCTGCGCATCGGGGTCACCGACAGCCACCCTCGGTGGCCGAAACGGTTGCCCGCCGCCGTCCAGCAGGACAACGGCCGGGGCCTGGTGATCATCCGCAGTCTCACCGCGGAGTCCGGCGGCAGGTTCTTCGTCACCCCGACCCCCGAGGGCGGCAAGACCGTATGGATCGCACTGCCCTGGACGGCACCGGTGGCCTGA
- a CDS encoding DUF6328 family protein, with amino-acid sequence MPRAARHETPLERADRNFAELLQELRVTQTGVQILFAFLLTLAFMPGFPRLDDWQRGMYVTALLLSMLAAALFTAPAALHRALFRKHVKRRIVDISSRLASLGLVVLALAFTASVLLVVDVVLGRGAGIAAAAGTFAVCAGLWGVLPRWVGRSLPKAGSGAGAQARRGTR; translated from the coding sequence GTGCCCCGCGCCGCCCGTCATGAGACACCTCTGGAGCGCGCCGACCGGAACTTCGCGGAGCTGCTCCAGGAGCTCCGGGTGACCCAGACCGGTGTGCAGATCCTCTTCGCGTTCCTGCTGACGCTCGCCTTCATGCCGGGTTTCCCCCGGCTGGACGACTGGCAGCGCGGGATGTACGTGACGGCCCTGCTGCTGTCGATGCTGGCGGCCGCGCTGTTCACGGCCCCGGCGGCGTTGCACCGCGCGTTGTTCCGCAAGCACGTCAAGCGCCGCATCGTGGACATCTCGTCCCGGCTGGCGAGCCTGGGGCTGGTGGTGCTGGCCCTGGCGTTCACCGCGTCGGTGCTGCTGGTGGTCGACGTGGTGCTGGGGCGCGGGGCCGGGATCGCGGCGGCGGCGGGGACGTTCGCGGTGTGCGCCGGGCTGTGGGGGGTGCTGCCCCGCTGGGTGGGCCGCAGTCTGCCGAAGGCCGGGTCGGGGGCGGGCGCGCAGGCGCGGCGGGGGACCCGCTGA